One Streptomyces formicae genomic window, GTAGCCAGCGACGACCAGCTCCGCCCGGGGCAGCCCCAGGGAGTAGCCGACCGTGTGCCCGCGGATCTCGGCGGTCACGGTGCGGGTCGCCAGCGCGTGCGCGAGCGCGGCGGCGGTCGCGCACCCCACCACGAGAGGGACGGCCAACCGGCGGCGGGCCCCCGGCGGCGCGGCGCACAGCACGGCCGCCGGTACCCACAGCGCGAGCAGCGGCAGCGCGATGACGGCCCAGGCGAGCGTGGCGGGCCCGGTGCCGCCGTCGTGGTGCCAGACCGCGGCCTCGATGATCTGGTGGACCCCCAGCAGGACGGGCAGCGCGGCCAGCGGCAGGTCACGGGGGCGGCGGGCCGCCAGGGTCGCCGAGGCGACCCCCACCGCGGCGATGCCCGCGCCCGCGACGAGATCGGCGGTAGCGCTCCAGCACATGGCGGCAACGCTACGACGGAGGCGGCGCGGGGGCGCGTCGGCTGCGCTTTCCGGCTGCCCCCGGTGCGCTTTCCGGCCGCCCCGGCTGCGCTTTTCGGACGACCGGGCGAGCTCCGGGTTCCCCCGCCGGAGCTCGCCCGCTCACGTCGTCCCGGCGGGTGTCAGCCCCCGTGGGACAGTCGGGGTTCGATCCTGAAGAGTTCGCCGCCGACCTGGCCGACGAGGCTCTTGTCCTCGCTCATGAGTTCGGGCGCGATCCCGGGCCGCATCGGGGTCTTCGGCAGCGGGACCTTGCCGCGCCAGCGCACGTCGCCGCTGTCCAGGTCGAGGCCCACCAGGTGGCCCGACGGGTCGAGGAAGTACGCCACCCGGCTCGTGAGGTCCACCGCGGCCGCCGAGGCCAGCTCTCGCATCGTGGCGTCGCGCGGGTCCTCGCGGAGCGTGAGACCCGTGGCGCTCGACCACAGCCGCTCGCCGTTGTCCGCGGAGTACGCGACGGCGTTGCCGTCCCTGTCGATGCCCAGGATGCGGCCGTCCGCGACCGTGCCCATGGCCAGGCGGTCCATCCGGTGGCGCGTCACCTTGCCGGAGCCGGTGTCGACGCGGATCAGGGTGGCGGGGCCCGGCTCGCCGGTGAGCGGCTTGCCGTCGGCCGGGCCCGCCAGCAGCACGGCGTCCCCGTCCGTACCGATCTT contains:
- a CDS encoding DUF6629 family protein yields the protein MCWSATADLVAGAGIAAVGVASATLAARRPRDLPLAALPVLLGVHQIIEAAVWHHDGGTGPATLAWAVIALPLLALWVPAAVLCAAPPGARRRLAVPLVVGCATAAALAHALATRTVTAEIRGHTVGYSLGLPRAELVVAGYLFATIGSLVLSGDRGLALFGVLVAVGAAVSFVLWRQEYISTWCATAAVSSVVLLLWVARRRPPAPRRAGGPLTP